The following coding sequences lie in one Montipora foliosa isolate CH-2021 chromosome 11, ASM3666993v2, whole genome shotgun sequence genomic window:
- the LOC137977218 gene encoding uncharacterized protein has protein sequence MVINNWAIKLLPMRFRETQSQWFAKRGISWHFSAVVHKSNHPDCPVVSASEHTIHTYVVAIDSCKQDWFSVSCILEEVLICVKESHQSVCRAILRSDNAGCYHCSSLLSTINSTSRRSGIEVIRYDFSDPQSVKDLCDRKIAPCKQRLRHYVAENHNVEFAKDIKKGLESPPGIAGTSVAECKIDQSAMSPGAANNKIPGITKYNNFSLTSKSMRVWQAYNVGEGMHIEGSWNEQDVSGLKRIGDWTKKIQHVTQKKCQAKGKHDVTESVNTFSCLEPACIATFKTIEEAAEHMDTGHHIMTPEKETIYDNVRRQWAAVTTSVKVTGQKIGRTDYVPLANLRLSKGWALRKQKAAVRISSGVKEFLRNLFNKGAKDVHQKALPADVVEQIKKTFPVSEWVEVQTVRGYFSRLASQQKGLPVSEDEGEDEALEKEDYMELLVGVAEQEIALRHPLVYDDFNFCDLSAKGRLAKVLEKQKLSQLQSFCE, from the coding sequence ATGGTCATTAATAACTGGGCCATAAAATTACTTCCCATGCGCTTCAGAGAAACGCAGTCCCAATGGTTCGCCAAGCGTGGAATTAGCTGGCACTTCTCTGCTGTTGTTCACAAATCAAACCATCCTGACTGTCCGGTAGTATCCGCCAGTGAACACACAATCCACACATATGTGGTTGCCATTGACAGCTGCAAACAGGACTGGTTTTCCGTTTCTTGTATACTTGAAGAGGTCCTTATCTGTGTCAAAGAGTCGCATCAATCAGTATGTAGAGCGATCCTAAGAAGTGATAATGCTGGATGCTATCACTGTAGTTCGCTTCTGTCAACCATCAATTCCACAAGCAGAAGGTCAGGCATCGAAGTAATTCGCTATGATTTCTCTGACCCTCAGTCGGTCAAGGACTTATGTGACAGAAAGATCGCCCCTTGCAAACAGCGCCTTCGACATTATGTTGCTGAAAATCACAACGTGGAATTTGCAAAAGACATAAAGAAAGGCTTGGAGTCCCCACCAGGAATTGCAGGAACGAGCGTTGCGGAATGCAAGATTGACCAATCAGCGATGTCACCAGGCGCTGCTAATAACAAGATTCCGGGGATAACGAAATACAATAATTTCTCTCTGACTTCTAAAAGCATGCGCGTGTGGCAAGCTTATAATGTTGGAGAGGGCATGCATATAGAGGGGTCGTGGAATGAACAAGATGTCTCTGGGCTCAAAAGAATTGGGGATTGGACGAAAAAGATACAGCATGTTACACAAAAGAAATGCCAGGCAAAGGGAAAACACGATGTCACTGAGTCTGTCAATACTTTTAGCTGCCTTGAACCTGCTTGTATTGCCACCTTCAAGACAATTGAAGAGGCGGCTGAGCACATGGACACAGGTCATCATATTATGACTCCAGAGAAGGAGACCATATACGACAACGTACGTAGGCAGTGGGCAGCTGTAACGACATCAGTAAAAGTTACTGGTCAGAAAATTGGCAGGACAGATTATGTTCCTTTGGCGAACTTACGACTGAGCAAAGGTTGGGCCTTAAGGAAGCAGAAAGCAGCGGTGAGAATATCTTCGGGTGTCAAagaatttttgagaaatttaTTCAACAAGGGAGCTAAGGATGTTCACCAAAAAGCTTTGCCAGCAGACGTGGTGGagcaaataaagaaaactttccCAGTTTCAGAGTGGGTTGAGGTACAGACAGTCAGAGGGTACTTTTCTCGGCTGGCTTCGCAGCAAAAGGGACTTCCAGTTAGCGAAGACGAAGGTGAGGACGAAGCGCTGGAGAAAGAGGATTACATGGAGCTACTAGTCGGGGTGGCTGAACAAGAGATTGCCCTCAGGCACCCGCTCGTATATGACGATTTCAATTTTTGTGATCTCTCTGCCAAGGGTAGATTAGCCAAGGTTCTGGAAAAGCAAAAACTCAGTCAGCTTCAGTCATTCTGCGAGTAA